CGGGCGCGGCCGCATGCGTACGAGCGCCCAGGAGCCGGTCAGCTTCTCGCCCGCGATCGCGAACTTCAGGTCGCCCTTCGCCATGGCGGCGGCCGCGTCGCCTTCCGGTTCCCATGTCCCGCGGTCCCACACCATCACGGTGCCGCCGCCGTACTCGTCCTCGGGGATTGTGCCCTCGAACGGGGCGTAGTCGAGCGGGTGGTCCTCGAC
This is a stretch of genomic DNA from Actinomycetota bacterium. It encodes these proteins:
- a CDS encoding ATP-dependent DNA ligase — protein: VEDHPLDYAPFEGTIPEDEYGGGTVMVWDRGTWEPEGDAAAAMAKGDLKFAIAGEKLTGSWALVRMRPRPGERGESWLLIKHRDEAARPRAEYDVLSQDRSAASGRAMDEIAAAG